One Bos taurus isolate L1 Dominette 01449 registration number 42190680 breed Hereford chromosome 25, ARS-UCD2.0, whole genome shotgun sequence genomic window carries:
- the UBFD1 gene encoding ubiquitin domain-containing protein UBFD1 — protein sequence MAAAGAPDGMEEPGMDTEAETEAPARSLNCVEAEAAAGAAAEDSCAARGNLQPAPAQPPGDPAAQASVSNGEDAGGGAGRELVDLKIIWNKTKHDVKFPLDSTGSELKQKIHSITGLPPAMQKVMYKGLVPEDKTLREIKVTSGAKIMVVGSTINDVLAVNTPKDAAQQDAKAEENKKEPLCRQKQHRKVLDKGKPEDVMPSVKGAQERLPAVPLSGMYNKSGGKVRLTFKLEQDQLWIGTKERTEKLPMGSIKNVVSEPIEGHEDYHMMAFQLGPTEASYYWVYWVPTQYVDAIKDTVLGKWQYF from the exons ATGGCGGCGGCCGGAGCCCCGGATG gcatggaggagcctggcatggacACGGAGGCCGAGACCGAGGCGCCCGCGCGGTCCCTCAACTGCGTGGAGGCCGAAGccgcggcgggggcggcggccgAGGACTCCTGCGCAGCGCGAGGCAACCTGCAGCCGGCCCCGGCCCAGCCCCCTGGGGACCCCGCGGCCCAGGCCTCGGTCAGCAACGGCGAGGACGCGGGCGGCGGCGCGGGCAGGGAGCTGGTGGACCTGAAGATCATCTGGAACAAGACTAAGCACGACGTCAAGTTTCCCCTGGACAGCACGGGCTCCGAGCTGAAACAGAAGATTCACTCTATTACAG GTCTCCCGCCTGCCATGCAGAAAGTCATGTATAAGGGACTTGTCCCTGAGGATAAGACATTGAGAGAAATAAAAGTGACCAGCGGGGCCAAGATCATGGTGGTTGGCTCCACGATAAATGATGTTTTAGCAGTAAACACACCCAAAGATGCTGCCCAGCAGGACGCAAAGGCCGAAGAGAACAAGAAGGAGCCcctctgcaggcagaaa CAACACAGGAAAGTGTTGGATAAAGGGAAACCTGAAGACGTGATGCCGTCTGTTAAGGGTGCTCAG GAGCGCCTGCCAGCTGTACCGTTATCTGGCATGTACAACAAGTCTGGAGGAAAAGTGAGGCTTACCTTTAAGCTAGAACAAGACCAGCTGTGGATCGGCACTAAAG AGCGGACTGAGAAACTGCCCATGGGTTCCATTAAAAACGTGGTCAGCGAGCCCATCGAAGGGCACGAGGACTATCACATGATG GCGTTTCAGTTGGGCCCCACGGAAGCCTCTTACTACTGGGTGTACTGGGTTCCAACTCAATATGTGGATGCAATCAAAGACACTGTGCTGGGGAAATGGCAGTATTTTTGA